A genomic region of Nymphaea colorata isolate Beijing-Zhang1983 chromosome 2, ASM883128v2, whole genome shotgun sequence contains the following coding sequences:
- the LOC116248885 gene encoding uncharacterized protein LOC116248885 has protein sequence MWNSRALLALFFLLFLVLLADAAAGLNRRQVHDSERKFIIGNESLAPLASTVLLFDPTTAQTNEGKPETNGSFVLADHRTNRPDVLNGLRRYRGGWDFTNKHYWASVIFTGFGAFAVGLIWFILFGFTLVMIYGCKWKVDFGRKNCCRAGWICLSLLFVFTCVATIGCILLSVGQDGFHKGVSRTLQFVVNQSDFTVQNLRNVSEYLSLAKTVNVEEVSLPSDNLSEIDKLNNELSSSADMLDEKTAENSIKVQKARNAVRCTLVVMAIIMLLLSVLGLILSILRYRHAMFIFVLIGWLLVALAFIFCGAFVIVDNAITDTCVSMKEWVDNAQAESALSNILPCVDERTTNRTLYQSKEVINGIVNVVNTAINTSANSNPSPHHAHYINQSGPPMPSLCSPFDSQLRDRQCLPEEVSFFNASQVWQNYICLVSSQDVCISPGRVTPDAYQQLVTAVNVSYALYHYTPFLLNLQNCNFVRDTFNTITTSYCPRLERRLKLVIAGLVLISVGVLLCLVLWILYANRPRREEEFVHTPVVKVTTNHTNDKMEP, from the exons ATGTGGAACAGCAGAGCGCTATTAGCGCTGTTCTTCTTGCTGTTTCTGGTGCTATTGGCGGACGCTGCTGCGGGTCTTAATCGGCGTCAGGTTCATGACTCGGAAAGGAAGTTCATTATAG GGAATGAGAGTTTGGCACCTCTAGCTTCTACAGTTCTGCTGTTTGACCCAACAACAGCGCAAACAAATGAGGGGAAGCCAGAAACGAATGGCTCTTTTGTACTGGCAGATCATAGAACTAATCGACCTGATGTACTTAATGGACTTAGACGGTATCGAGGAGGATGGGATTTTACCAACAAGCACTATTGGGCT TCTGTTATATTTACAGGTTTTGGAGCGTTTGCTGTTGGATTAATATGGTTCATTTTGTTTGGCTTCACTTTGGTGATGATTTATGGCTGTAAGTGGAAGGTAGATTTTGGGAGGAAAAATTGTTGCAGAGCTGGATGGATTTGTTTGTCATTGCTTTTTGTCTTCACCTGTGTTGCAAC AATTGGGTGCATCCTTCTCTCTGTTGGACAAGATGGGTTCCATAAAGGGGTGTCACGTACCTTACAATTTGTTGTGAATCAATCAGACTTCACTGTTCAGAACTTGAGAAATGTCTCAGAATATCTGTCCCTTGCAAAGACTGTAAATGTGGAGGAAGTTTCCCTTCCGTCTGATAACCTGAGTGAAATTGATAAATTGAATAATGAATTGAGTAGCTCTGCAGATATGCTTGATGAGAAAACTgctgaaaattctatcaaagtACAGAAAGCTCGCAATGCTGT GAGATGTACACTGGTCGTGATGGCAATAATTATGCTGCTACTGTCTGTGCTTGGTTTAA TTCTTTCCATCCTCAGATACCGGCATGCTATGTTCAT ATTCGTGTTGATTGGCTGGCTGCTTGTAGcacttgctttcattttttgtggAGCTTTTGTTATTGTTGACAA TGCTATCACGGACACCTGTGTTTCAATGAAAGAATGGGTCGACAATGCCCAAGCTGAGAGTGCTCTTAGCAACATTCTTCCATGCGTCGATGAAAGGACCACGAATCGAACACTTTACCAGAGCAAGGAAGTCATTAACGGAATTGTAAATGTTGTAAATACAGCTATCAACACGAGTGCAAATTCAAACCCGTCCCCACACCATGCTCACTATATCAACCAGTCTGGCCCGCCAATGCCCTCTTTGTGTTCACCCTTTGACTCACAGCTGCGTGACCGCCAATGTCTTCCGGAAGAAGTTTCATTCTTCAATGCCTCACAG gTTTGGCAGAACTACATATGCCTGGTTTCTTCTCAGGATGTCTGTATCAGCCCAGGGAGGGTGACTCCGGACGCATATCAGCAGCTGGTGACTGCTGTAAACGTGAGCTACGCATTATATCACTACACTCCATTCCTCCTCAACCTACAGAACTGTAATTTTGTTAGAGATACTTTCAACACCATAACAACATCGTACTGCCCTCGTCTCGAGCGGCGCCTGAAGCTGGTGATCGCCGGGCTGGTGCTAATCTCTGTCGGCGTTCTACTGTGTCTGGTTCTCTGGATTCTATATGCGAACCGCCCCCGAAGGGAGGAAGAGTTCGTTCACACACCAGTGGTTAAGGTAACGACCAACCACACAAATGATAAAATGGAGCCATAG